Proteins from a genomic interval of Streptomyces sp. NBC_00820:
- a CDS encoding polysaccharide deacetylase family protein, with the protein MTHPAVVVTTSWDDGHRLDPRLAGLLEKYGVPATFYIAPRNIEFDAADRLPPSGIRELADRGFEIGGHTLSHRRLPLIPEAEAREEIEAGKAELEDVTGAEVTSFCYPRGEYRPVHVRQAAKARFTLARTVVRGSLGTGPLMEAATTVNAYAHRVDVPLVLRLAAGNPAKAARMYLNWDELAIHWFELCRRDGGVYHLWGHSWEVDERGDWDRLERVLAHIGGRTDVRYVTNGELPGMGIA; encoded by the coding sequence ATGACACACCCCGCGGTGGTGGTCACCACCAGCTGGGACGACGGACACCGGCTCGATCCGCGACTGGCCGGCCTGCTGGAGAAGTACGGCGTACCCGCCACGTTCTACATCGCCCCGCGCAACATCGAGTTCGACGCCGCGGACCGCCTTCCCCCCTCTGGAATCAGGGAGTTGGCGGACCGGGGCTTCGAGATCGGCGGGCACACGCTGAGCCACAGGCGGCTGCCGCTGATCCCCGAGGCCGAGGCCCGGGAGGAGATCGAGGCGGGCAAGGCCGAACTCGAGGACGTCACCGGTGCCGAGGTGACGAGCTTCTGCTACCCGCGCGGTGAGTACCGGCCGGTGCACGTCCGGCAGGCGGCGAAGGCGCGCTTCACCCTCGCGCGCACGGTCGTACGCGGTTCGCTGGGAACCGGACCCTTGATGGAGGCGGCCACGACGGTGAACGCCTATGCGCACAGGGTGGACGTGCCCCTGGTTCTCAGGCTGGCGGCCGGCAACCCGGCCAAGGCCGCGCGAATGTATCTGAACTGGGATGAACTAGCCATCCACTGGTTCGAGTTGTGCCGTCGCGATGGCGGCGTCTACCACCTGTGGGGACACAGCTGGGAGGTCGACGAGCGCGGCGACTGGGACCGTCTTGAGCGGGTGCTGGCACACATCGGCGGCCGGACGGACGTCCGGTACGTCACCAACGGCGAACTGCCCGGGATGGGGATCGCATGA